The Dyella caseinilytica genome has a window encoding:
- a CDS encoding sigma-70 family RNA polymerase sigma factor, producing the protein MDSDEQVLWLRWRQARTPDVRDALIVHYSPWARQVARDVFMRVYLMRDAWHDCVQNALMGLMEAIERFDPDRGVAFQPFARLRVRGAVFDGLRVLRNVHLELGYDAAHRSALAKDRAESLHEEGYEDPLEAFIATTVGLGIGFLLDMQSMPSHMQSADAYAALEKAELSAAVSESLDQLAERERAIVVLHYYHQLSFVDIAEQLGVTKGRISQLHKRALENLRCRLRERVMTEC; encoded by the coding sequence GTGGATAGCGACGAGCAAGTCTTGTGGCTACGCTGGCGTCAGGCGCGAACTCCTGACGTTCGCGACGCGTTGATCGTTCATTACTCGCCGTGGGCAAGACAGGTTGCGCGCGACGTTTTCATGCGTGTCTACCTGATGCGTGACGCCTGGCATGATTGCGTGCAGAACGCGTTGATGGGCCTGATGGAAGCAATCGAACGTTTTGATCCGGACCGCGGTGTGGCTTTTCAGCCCTTTGCACGGCTTCGCGTGCGCGGTGCCGTGTTCGACGGCCTGCGTGTATTGCGCAATGTGCATCTGGAGCTGGGCTACGATGCGGCTCATCGATCGGCGTTGGCGAAGGATCGCGCGGAATCTCTTCACGAAGAGGGTTATGAAGACCCGCTCGAAGCATTTATTGCCACCACCGTAGGGTTAGGTATCGGCTTCTTGCTGGACATGCAGTCGATGCCCAGCCATATGCAATCTGCCGATGCCTATGCAGCATTGGAAAAGGCGGAGCTGAGCGCTGCCGTGTCGGAAAGTCTCGATCAGCTTGCCGAGCGCGAGCGCGCCATCGTGGTCTTGCATTATTACCACCAACTTTCCTTCGTGGACATTGCCGAGCAATTGGGCGTGACCAAAGGGCGCATTTCCCAGTTGCACAAGCGTGCGCTTGAGAACTTGCGATGTCGCTTACGCGAGCGGGTGATGACGGAATGTTAG
- the fliP gene encoding flagellar type III secretion system pore protein FliP (The bacterial flagellar biogenesis protein FliP forms a type III secretion system (T3SS)-type pore required for flagellar assembly.), which yields MKSGKVLLPLLLLMGLLLPVSGWCADPFQDAIARASSEDYSPILRSFLLLSLLSFIPLMVIALTSFTRIVVVLSLVRSALGLQQTPPNSVLLTLAMFLTLFSMSPVFQSAKQAGLDPYLHNEIPIQTAMSRAFEPFKLFMIRQTREDDLLAVVRMAKVPTPKSVEDIGALQLIPAFMLSELRTAFQIGFVIFLPFLLIDLVVAAILMALGMIMLPPTTISLPLKILLFLLINGWTLLAQALLSGYHT from the coding sequence ATGAAGTCTGGCAAGGTCTTGCTGCCGCTGCTGTTGCTTATGGGGTTATTGCTGCCCGTTTCAGGGTGGTGTGCCGATCCGTTTCAAGACGCGATTGCGCGTGCGTCCAGCGAGGATTATTCGCCCATCCTGCGTTCGTTCCTCCTGTTATCACTGCTCTCGTTCATTCCCTTGATGGTGATAGCGCTGACATCGTTCACGCGCATCGTCGTGGTGCTTTCGCTGGTGCGCAGCGCATTAGGATTGCAGCAGACACCGCCCAATAGCGTATTGCTGACGTTGGCGATGTTTTTGACGCTGTTTTCTATGAGTCCGGTATTCCAGAGCGCGAAGCAGGCGGGTCTGGATCCTTATCTGCACAATGAAATACCGATACAGACTGCGATGTCCCGCGCTTTCGAGCCATTCAAGCTCTTTATGATCCGGCAGACACGCGAAGACGACTTGCTTGCTGTCGTGCGCATGGCCAAGGTGCCGACCCCGAAGTCCGTGGAGGACATCGGTGCATTGCAACTGATCCCGGCATTCATGTTGAGCGAATTGCGAACCGCATTTCAGATCGGGTTCGTGATCTTTCTGCCATTTTTGCTGATCGACCTGGTCGTGGCGGCCATCTTGATGGCGCTAGGTATGATCATGTTGCCGCCGACCACGATCAGCCTGCCGCTGAAAATCCTGCTGTTCCTGCTCATCAATGGCTGGACCCTGTTGGCACAGGCCTTGTTGAGCGGGTATCACACCTGA